Proteins encoded in a region of the Actinomycetota bacterium genome:
- a CDS encoding LPXTG cell wall anchor domain-containing protein, protein MKKIAVMVASAIAFVTMASTTALADYTESPPPENVVEGAGGVAGNGGADATAFTGGDTSTAVIVAVALVAAGLLALWLARRRAKQAS, encoded by the coding sequence CGTGATGGTGGCAAGTGCCATCGCCTTCGTGACGATGGCCTCCACCACTGCACTCGCTGACTACACCGAGTCCCCGCCGCCCGAGAACGTGGTCGAGGGTGCGGGAGGGGTCGCCGGCAACGGTGGAGCGGACGCGACGGCCTTCACGGGTGGCGACACGTCGACGGCCGTGATCGTGGCGGTCGCGTTGGTCGCAGCGGGGCTCCTCGCTCTGTGGTTGGCCCGCCGGCGGGCCAAGCAGGCGTCATAG